The region GGCCCTCGACCGTTGGGTGGGGCGCGTGGGCGCCGCGTTCCGGTCGGCCGACGGACAGCACGGGACGGGCGTCCTCCCGGCCCGGGTGTTCATGGACAGGCCGGGCGGACCGGCCAGCTCAATGCGATGCGAGGTCGTGGCCCCCTGGGCGGTCCGGCGCCGGTTCCAGGTGGTGCGGGACGGCGCCGACGGGCGGGCTCGGGTGATCAGGCTGGCCCTCGACCGGCCGCCGGGGGAGCTGTCGGTGGAGCAGTGGCGCCTGGCGGTCGAGGAGCTGAGGTTGGCAGGCGGCGGCGGTCCGCTCCACGTGGTGGTGCACGGCTGGGGAACCACCACCGGGGGGGCGACGGGAGCGGGGGAGGCGAAGGCCGACCTCTACGACGGGCAGCGGGTCGAGGGGGCCACCGTGCTGGTGGTCGACTGGGACGCAGGCGGGGGCACGGACGCCGGGTGGTGGCGGGTCCCCGGCGACTTCGAGGCCGCCGAGGTGTCGGCCCACACCACCGGGGATGCTCTCGCCGGCGTGCTCACGGCCGTGGCTGCCGCCGACCCCGATGTCGAGGTGGCCGTCAGCGCCCACAGCCTGGGCAACCACGTGGCGGCCCGGGCCCTGTCGCAGATGGAGGACCCGTCAGCCCGCTTCTCGGTCGACTACCTCGCTCTCCAGCCCGCCATCCCGGCCTGGGGGCCGGTGGCCGACCCGGCCGGCTACGGCGCGTTGGCCGACTCTCGGGTGCGGCAGCTGACGGTGACCATCAACGAAGGCGACGACGCGCTCTTCTGGTACGAGGCCCAGGGCCCGGAGGCCCTGGGTGACGAGCCCTCCGACGGTGCCGGCCTCCGGGCCCTGCTGGCCCGGCGCGCCGCCGCTCACCTGCCGACCGAGGTCGTCGACCACGACAGCGCAGCCGGCGGCGGCCACCTGGGCCTCCGTCCCGGCGACGCCCAGCCCCTGGTCCGGGCTCTGGTCCAGCTCCAGGTCGACCGCGCCCACGCTGCCGCCACCGGTGGTTGAGCCGCCCTCGGGCCGCTCGTTGGTCGCCGAGTCACGGGCGCGTCGGTACCGAGTCACGCACGGGTCGGTGAGGCGAAGGATCGCTCTGGGCAGCCGAGCGGTTGGCTCGGGCCTGGGCCCGGGCGG is a window of Acidimicrobiales bacterium DNA encoding:
- a CDS encoding alpha/beta hydrolase — its product is MPTDGTAGARPSRLDAYARALAEASGALEAALTGLVGQVEAWNRRPSDVGGRIDVDRVRAVARASAELAALDRWVGRVGAAFRSADGQHGTGVLPARVFMDRPGGPASSMRCEVVAPWAVRRRFQVVRDGADGRARVIRLALDRPPGELSVEQWRLAVEELRLAGGGGPLHVVVHGWGTTTGGATGAGEAKADLYDGQRVEGATVLVVDWDAGGGTDAGWWRVPGDFEAAEVSAHTTGDALAGVLTAVAAADPDVEVAVSAHSLGNHVAARALSQMEDPSARFSVDYLALQPAIPAWGPVADPAGYGALADSRVRQLTVTINEGDDALFWYEAQGPEALGDEPSDGAGLRALLARRAAAHLPTEVVDHDSAAGGGHLGLRPGDAQPLVRALVQLQVDRAHAAATGG